In Holophagales bacterium, one DNA window encodes the following:
- a CDS encoding LamG domain-containing protein — protein sequence MRTSLRRMTLILLTALQAAVVLAQGQALRYDGVADFAAVADAPDLDPPGDFTVMVWVKPDLLPTTYYNFILAKNMNYTGWALSTATYSHLPAFATFNDDQDVAQVATSVWPIEPGRWVHLAGRLSGGLVTVWMNGVMTGSNLAQLPTTPSSTELFVGSSLFGGATYWKGSIDQIRIYDRALSAVEIRAAMWDAGTPIDSRIAEWWLDEGSGTTSTDNSGNSHTLFLGTASGYGGVTSPDWVASDRPFYNDGGEWGDLSGWTAVWPVL from the coding sequence ATGAGAACCAGTCTTCGCCGAATGACGCTCATCCTGTTGACGGCACTGCAGGCAGCGGTGGTGCTTGCCCAGGGCCAGGCGCTCCGCTACGACGGCGTCGCCGACTTCGCGGCCGTTGCCGACGCGCCCGACCTCGACCCGCCGGGCGACTTCACCGTGATGGTCTGGGTCAAGCCCGATCTCCTTCCGACGACCTACTACAACTTCATCCTGGCGAAGAACATGAACTACACGGGGTGGGCGCTGAGCACTGCAACGTACTCTCACCTGCCGGCTTTCGCGACGTTCAACGACGACCAGGACGTCGCCCAGGTGGCCACCTCCGTCTGGCCCATCGAGCCAGGTCGCTGGGTCCATCTCGCGGGTCGCCTGTCGGGCGGTCTCGTCACGGTGTGGATGAACGGCGTCATGACCGGGTCGAACCTCGCGCAACTGCCGACGACCCCGAGCTCGACGGAGCTCTTCGTCGGCTCGAGCCTGTTCGGCGGCGCTACCTATTGGAAGGGGAGCATCGACCAGATCCGGATCTACGATCGGGCGCTCAGCGCGGTGGAGATCCGCGCGGCGATGTGGGACGCAGGGACCCCGATCGACAGCCGGATCGCCGAGTGGTGGCTGGACGAAGGTTCCGGAACGACGAGCACGGACAACAGCGGCAACAGTCACACCCTGTTTCTGGGAACCGCGTCTGGTTACGGAGGCGTCACGAGCCCTGACTGGGTCGCCTCGGATCGGCCCTTCTACAACGACGGCGGGGAATGGGGTGACCTGTCGGGATGGACGGCGGTGTGGCCCGTTCTGTAG